In Nicotiana tabacum cultivar K326 chromosome 2, ASM71507v2, whole genome shotgun sequence, the following proteins share a genomic window:
- the LOC107760347 gene encoding protein DAY-LENGTH-DEPENDENT DELAYED-GREENING 1, chloroplastic-like, whose amino-acid sequence MSLMSTSMVLCQNLLSFKESTSSFNSVFLYKNSIAVSWRRRKSFGVTPNAKKKQSKKSWWRKFFLEDDGNWWGLKDEDLLDGLESEGLGSDDDELSENEKFEAWKRRAEAIMELREAQEDIKNEENKRWEDWLVDGSTVDLGNGSSWVSDSNDTIGKSEDNKMQEDPSELIPGRGLVKSVRDMIIGREDDDMLYEDRIFQYASFNSAKFLAVLVIVPWALDFVVHDYVLMPFLDRYVKTVPLAAQMLDVRRNQKLEMVKELKTEQARYRFEVEIGKSPPLSEKELYLELRHKALELRDEWRLENRKAFANIWSDFVFGVSLFILLYFNESKVKLLKFTGYKILNNVSDTGKAFLIILVTDIFLGYHSESGWQTLLEVLVEHYGIEVDPAMITLFVCLVPVIIDACVKLWMFKFLPRLSPSVSNIFREMTRH is encoded by the exons ATGTCCTTAATGAGCACTTCAATGGTCTTATGTCAAAATTTATTATCTTTCAAGGAAAGTACTAGCTCTTTTAACTCAGTATTTCTTTATAAAAATTCAATTGCTGTTAGTTGGAGGAGGAGGAAATCTTTTGGGGTTACTCCAAATGCAAAGAAAAAGCAGTCGAAGAAAAGCTGGTGGAGAAAGTTCTTTCTTGAAGATGATGGGAATTGGTGGGGATTAAAGGATGAGGATTTGCTTGATGGACTTGAATCTGAAGGCTTAGGTAGTGATGATGATGAGTTATCAGAGAATGAAAAGTTTGAAGCTTGGAAAAGACGAGCCGAGGCGATAATGGAGTTAAGGGAAGCACAAGAAGATATAAAGAATGAGGAGAATAAGAGGTGGGAAGATTGGCTTGTGGATGGAAGTACAGTTGATTTAGGTAATGGTTCATCTTGGGTTTCAGATTCCAATGACACCATTGGAAAATCTGAAGATAATAAAATGCAGGAAGATCCTAGTGAATTGATACCTGGAAGGGGTTTAGTTAAATCCGTGAGGGATATGATAATCGGTAGGGAAGACGATGATATGCTATATGAAGATCGGATTTTTCAGTATGCTTCATTTAACTCT GCTAAGTTTTTGGCAGTGCTGGTAATTGTCCCATGGGCTTTGGATTTTGTAGTTCATGATTATGTTCTTATGCCGTTTCTTGACAG ATATGTTAAGACTGTACCTTTAGCAGCACAGATGCTTGATGTCAGAAGAAACCAAAAGCTTGAAATGGTTAAGGAACTGAAGACTGAGCAAGCGCGCTACCGCTTTGAGGTTGAGATTGGTAAATCTCCACCTTTGTCTGAAAAAGAGCTGTATCTGGAGCTACGACACAAAGC GTTAGAGTTGCGGGACGAGTGGAGGTTAGAAAATCGAAAGGCATTTGCTAATATATGGTCGGACTTTGTCTTTGGGGTCTCATTATTCATTCTTTTGTACTTCAATGAGAGTAAA GTGAAGCTACTCAAATTTACTGGTTACAAGATATTAAACAATGTCTCGGATACCGGCAAGGCGTTTCTGATTATTCTGGTTACTGATATCTTTTTGGG GTATCATTCTGAATCTGGTTGGCAGACTTTGCTCGAGGTCCTTGTGGAGCATTATGGCATTGAAGTTGATCCAGCAATGATAACCTTATTTGTCTGCCTGGTTCCAGTTATAATTGATGCCTGTGTGAAGCTTTGG ATGTTTAAGTTCTTGCCGAGATTATCACCTAGCGTGTCCAATATTTTCCGGGAAATGACGAGGCATTAG
- the LOC107760334 gene encoding pentatricopeptide repeat-containing protein At4g31070, mitochondrial-like produces the protein MGKLIGRSLSTLASSSSFSDIHNTINQLVLKGQYDQALELYSAKVHCFSNSHANTTFLLPSIIKACAHLKTHQFFGCQLHCYVLKNGYSSESTISNSLISMYAKFSDTKSAYQLFDTMPKRDTISCNSMINCYYQNGYLFQSLELFKDMYVQGFTPKPELMACILSACVETKNLKLGRAIHALTIVDERIENSIFFLTALVDFHWKCREPDSAYHVFQRMEVRNEVSWTAMISGCIAEELYAKALELFRTMQVEDIKPNRVTLTSILPVCAELGAVKYGKEIHGYAFRHGFDSDSQFSSAIVHMYSQCGETLWGIKKIFNGSTKKDVVLWTAIITSYSRNKSRCREAIELFNEMQLSGIRPNDVTLLAVISACTNLLSVSHGRGMHGYVFRSGLNSRLFIGNSFINMYSKCGFLMDSAQVFQEMAIRDSASWSALVSAYGTHGFGDKALDLFHEMKESGIKIDSIALLTVLSACNHCGLFEEGKKLFDEASKDKSFSMTVELYACYIDLLGRAGKLEDASEVISRMPMKPSNRIWSSLIASCKLHGRLEVAEHLAHRLTNSEPGNAANFALLSLVYAESENWPGVEDVRREMKERKLRKSYGFSRIEIDE, from the coding sequence ATGGGAAAACTAATCGGAAGGTCACTATCAACTttagcatcatcatcatccttTTCAGATATTCACAACACGATCAATCAATTGGTTCTGAAGGGACAATATGATCAAGCGCTTGAACTTTACAGTGCAAAAGTTCACTGCTTTTCCAACTCCCATGCAAATACCACCTTCCTTCTTCCTTCAATCATCAAGGCTTGTGCTCatttgaaaacccatcaattctTCGGCTGTCAGCTTCACTGCTATGTACTTAAAAATGGGTATTCTTCAGAATCCACAATATCCAATTCTCTTATATCaatgtatgcaaaattctctgaTACAAAATCTGCATACCAACTGTTTGATACAATGCCGAAGAGAGATACCATCTCCTGCAATTCCATGATAAATTGCTATTATCAAAATGGGTATTTATTTCAGTCATTGGAGTTGTTTAAGGATATGTATGTACAGGGTTTTACGCCAAAGCCTGAGTTAATGGCTTGCATTTTATCTGCATGTGTTGAGACCAAGAATTTGAAACTAGGAAGAGCTATCCATGCTCTTACAATAGTTGATGAAAGAATAGAAAATTCAATTTTCTTTCTAACTGCATTGGTAGACTTCCATTGGAAATGTCGTGAGCCTGATTCGGCTTACCATGTTTTTCAGAGAATGGAAGTGAGAAACGAGGTATCATGGACTGCAATGATATCTGGATGCATAGCTGAGGAGTTGTATGCCAAAGCACTTGAATTATTTCGCACAATGCAGGTGGAAGATATTAAACCAAATAGAGTTACATTGACTAGTATATTACCAGTTTGTGCTGAGTTGGGTGCAGTAAAGTATGGAAAAGAGATTCATGGATATGCATTTCGCCATGGATTTGACTCGGATTCTCAATTTTCATCTGCTATTGTACACATGTATTCTCAATGTGGGGAAACATTGTGGGGTATAAAGAAAATATTCAACGGTTCAACTAAAAAAGATGTGGTATTGTGGACTGCTATCATAACAAGCTATTCTCGAAATAAATCTAGATGTCGAGAAGCTATAGAGCTTTTCAATGAGATGCAGCTGAGTGGAATTCGACCAAATGATGTTACTTTATTGGCGGTAATCTCTGCTTGTACTAATCTGTTATCAGTATCTCATGGCCGAGGAATGCATGGCTATGTTTTTAGAAGTGGTCTTAATTCACGGTTGTTCATTGGTAACTCCTTCATAAATATGTACTCAAAATGTGGTTTTCTTATGGACTCTGCTCAAGTTTTCCAAGAGATGGCTATAAGAGATTCTGCATCATGGAGTGCATTAGTCAGTGCTTATGGGACTCATGGTTTTGGAGATAAAGCCTTGGATCTTTTTCATGAGATGAAAGAGAGTGGGATAAAGATTGATTCCATTGCATTACTTACAGTTTTATCAGCTTGTAATCACTGTGGTCTTTTTGAGGAGGGAAAAAAGCTCTTTGATGAAGCGTCAAAGGATAAGAGCTTCTCAATGACTGTGGAGCTCTATGCTTGCTACATTGATCTCCTGGGAAGGGCAGGTAAGCTAGAAGATGCTAGTGAAGTCATTAGCAGAATGCCTATGAAACCTAGCAACAGAATTTGGAGTTCACTGATTGCGTCTTGTAAATTACATGGAAGACTGGAAGTTGCAGAACATTTGGCTCACAGACTCACCAACTCTGAACCCGGAAATGCTGCTAATTTTGCTTTATTAAGCTTGGTATATGCTGAATCTGAAAACTGGCCTGGAGTGGAAGATGTAAGGcgagaaatgaaagaaagaaagctAAGAAAAAGCTACGGGTTCAGCAGAATTGAGATAGATGAATAG